Proteins encoded by one window of Halomonas sp. Bachu 37:
- the hflD gene encoding high frequency lysogenization protein HflD gives MSDTTPIHRAPDSPAVRQTLALAGVFQAASLVDDLARTGQVEPRAWETLLNATVDTNPESFEAIYGGHPNNLRRGLDTLEALVGRKQANPVVLRYGFTLLLLMNKLRGQTEMMDFLGQKLSRIQGQAAHFGVTHENVIASLGEAYQETISTFKTRIVVQGDPSLLQTPMMAERVRACLLTGIRFALLWHQQGGRRWKLVIQRKSLRKALDSLG, from the coding sequence ATGAGCGACACCACCCCGATTCACCGCGCCCCCGACTCTCCGGCGGTCCGCCAGACCCTCGCCCTGGCGGGAGTCTTCCAGGCCGCCAGCCTGGTCGACGACCTGGCGCGCACCGGCCAGGTCGAACCCCGCGCCTGGGAAACGCTGTTGAACGCCACGGTCGACACCAACCCGGAAAGCTTCGAGGCGATCTACGGCGGCCATCCCAACAACCTACGCCGCGGCCTGGATACCCTGGAAGCCCTGGTCGGTCGCAAGCAGGCCAACCCGGTGGTGCTGCGCTATGGCTTCACGTTGCTGCTGCTGATGAACAAGTTGCGCGGTCAGACCGAGATGATGGATTTCCTGGGTCAGAAGCTGTCGCGAATACAAGGGCAGGCCGCTCATTTCGGCGTCACCCATGAAAACGTGATCGCCAGTCTCGGCGAGGCTTATCAGGAGACCATCTCCACCTTCAAGACTCGCATCGTGGTGCAGGGCGACCCCTCACTGTTGCAGACCCCGATGATGGCCGAACGGGTGCGAGCCTGCCTGTTGACTGGCATCCGCTTTGCCCTGTTGTGGCACCAGCAGGGCGGTCGCCGCTGGAAACTGGTCATTCAGCGCAAGTCATTGCGCAAGGCGCTGGACAGCCTGGGCTGA
- the mnmA gene encoding tRNA 2-thiouridine(34) synthase MnmA, with product MTSTPQSTATGKVIVGMSGGVDSSVSALLLMQQGYEVEGLFMKNWDEDDGTDYCTAKEDLADAEAVCAKLGIPLHTANFAAEYWDNVFEHFLAEYKAGRTPNPDILCNREIKFKVFLEYAEMLGTEMIATGHYVRQGVRNGRPRLLKGLDTNKDQSYFLHAVPEAAIARTLFPVGELEKPAVRKLAEQYDLVTAKKKDSTGICFIGERRFRDFLQQYLPAQPGTIEAPNGDVIGKHMGLMYYTLGQRQGLGIGGLANYPEEPWYVAAKDLERNVLVAVQGKHHPLLYSDTLSTEAMDWVAGEPPAQEGRFTAKTRYRQRDVSCTVHTREDGGVEVHFDTPQCAVTPGQSLVLYDGDICLGGGVINATWNAMESAA from the coding sequence ATGACATCCACTCCACAGTCGACCGCCACCGGCAAGGTGATCGTCGGCATGTCCGGCGGTGTCGACTCTTCCGTATCCGCACTTCTGCTGATGCAGCAAGGCTATGAAGTCGAAGGCCTGTTCATGAAGAACTGGGACGAAGACGACGGCACCGACTATTGCACCGCCAAGGAAGACCTGGCGGATGCCGAAGCCGTGTGCGCCAAGCTGGGCATCCCGCTTCACACCGCCAACTTCGCCGCCGAGTATTGGGATAACGTCTTCGAGCACTTCCTCGCCGAGTACAAGGCCGGGCGCACCCCCAATCCGGACATCCTGTGCAACCGGGAAATCAAGTTCAAGGTCTTCCTCGAGTACGCCGAAATGCTCGGCACCGAGATGATCGCCACCGGCCACTACGTCCGCCAGGGGGTTCGAAACGGGCGCCCTCGCCTGCTCAAGGGGCTGGACACCAACAAGGACCAAAGCTATTTCCTGCACGCGGTTCCCGAGGCGGCGATTGCTCGTACCCTGTTTCCCGTGGGAGAGCTGGAGAAGCCCGCCGTTCGCAAGCTCGCCGAGCAATACGACTTGGTGACGGCGAAGAAGAAGGATTCCACCGGTATCTGCTTTATCGGCGAGCGCCGCTTCCGCGACTTCCTGCAGCAGTACCTGCCCGCTCAGCCCGGCACCATCGAAGCGCCCAACGGCGACGTGATCGGCAAGCACATGGGACTGATGTACTACACCCTGGGCCAGCGCCAGGGCCTGGGCATCGGTGGGCTCGCCAATTATCCCGAAGAGCCCTGGTACGTTGCGGCCAAGGATCTGGAGCGCAACGTGTTGGTCGCCGTGCAGGGCAAGCACCATCCGCTGCTCTACAGCGACACACTCAGCACCGAAGCCATGGACTGGGTAGCCGGTGAACCGCCTGCCCAGGAAGGTCGCTTTACCGCCAAGACCCGCTACCGCCAGCGCGATGTGTCCTGCACTGTTCACACGCGGGAGGATGGCGGCGTGGAGGTACACTTCGACACTCCCCAATGCGCCGTCACGCCGGGGCAATCCCTGGTACTTTACGATGGCGATATCTGCCTGGGAGGCGGCGTCATCAACGCTACCTGGAATGCCATGGAGTCCGCCGCATGA
- a CDS encoding NUDIX hydrolase produces MTRFKPHVTVACVIEREGRFLVVEEDRGGPWTLFNQPAGHVEYGEGPIAAALREVVEETAWEIQLTGYLGLYVFQAGSDMTFHSHAFVARPETFLDTPLDPAIKATHWMTLDEIQALHSQSRVRSPLVLQRLVDSRAGRIFPLEVIHE; encoded by the coding sequence ATGACCCGCTTCAAGCCGCATGTCACCGTTGCCTGCGTGATCGAGCGCGAAGGCCGCTTTCTGGTCGTGGAGGAGGACCGTGGCGGTCCCTGGACGCTATTCAACCAGCCTGCCGGTCACGTCGAATACGGCGAGGGGCCTATCGCCGCAGCGCTACGGGAGGTGGTCGAGGAAACCGCCTGGGAGATACAGTTGACCGGCTATCTTGGGCTTTACGTCTTTCAGGCGGGAAGCGACATGACGTTTCACAGTCATGCCTTCGTGGCCCGGCCCGAAACGTTTCTCGATACCCCGCTGGACCCGGCCATCAAGGCCACGCACTGGATGACGCTGGACGAGATCCAGGCACTGCATAGCCAGTCGCGCGTACGCAGCCCTCTAGTCCTGCAACGCCTGGTGGACAGCCGGGCGGGACGTATCTTCCCCCTGGAGGTGATCCATGAGTGA
- a CDS encoding pseudouridine synthase, whose translation MSDLYLLHKPYRVLSQFSDREGRATLAELIDIPGIYPAGRLDYDSEGLLLLSADGSLIHRIAHPRHKQPKTYWVQVEGRCEEAALQALRSGITLKDGPTRPAKVRVIAPPRLADRNPPVEPRRHPVTSWLELTITEGRNRQVRRMTAHVGLPTLRLIRVAIGPWRLEGLAPGEWRREVLHAPQSSRPNQPSLPNKSSRPTKGKRRP comes from the coding sequence ATGAGCGACCTTTATCTGTTACACAAGCCATATCGGGTGTTATCTCAGTTCAGCGATCGCGAAGGGCGCGCTACCCTTGCCGAATTGATCGATATTCCTGGCATCTATCCGGCGGGCCGGCTGGATTACGACTCCGAAGGCCTGCTCCTGCTGAGCGCCGACGGCAGCTTGATCCACCGTATCGCCCACCCGCGCCACAAGCAGCCCAAGACCTACTGGGTCCAGGTGGAAGGCCGCTGCGAGGAAGCGGCGTTGCAGGCGCTTCGCAGCGGTATCACCTTGAAGGATGGTCCCACTCGCCCGGCCAAGGTACGCGTCATTGCTCCGCCGAGGCTTGCCGATCGCAACCCGCCGGTGGAGCCCCGCCGTCATCCCGTTACCAGCTGGCTGGAACTGACCATCACCGAGGGCCGCAACCGCCAGGTGCGCAGGATGACCGCTCACGTCGGCCTGCCGACCTTGCGCCTGATCCGCGTGGCAATCGGCCCCTGGCGGCTGGAAGGCCTGGCGCCGGGAGAGTGGCGCCGCGAAGTCCTGCACGCCCCCCAGAGCTCTCGGCCGAACCAGCCTTCTCTGCCAAACAAGTCTAGCCGGCCAACCAAGGGGAAACGTCGACCATGA